In Perca flavescens isolate YP-PL-M2 chromosome 7, PFLA_1.0, whole genome shotgun sequence, the following proteins share a genomic window:
- the LOC114558192 gene encoding solute carrier family 26 member 9 has translation MHRDRPRYVIDRPAYNLPDFDREFDKKSRQFPIGEKVKKLFRCSVLRLKGLLFRHLPVLSWLPKYKVKDNLLCDVISGVSAGTIQVPQGMAFALLASLPPVNGLYSSFFPLIPYFFMGTAHQMVPGTFAVLSIMVGIVCLRLAPESDFSHFNATLNSTIVDTDQMNEVRLGISGTLACLTAIIQIGLGFMQFGFVAIYLSESFVRGFMTAAGLQILISVLKYIFGIKVPPYSGPLAVIYTLVDIICGLPDTNIASLVFALVSSIVLIVAKELSARYRHKLPFPIPMEIIIVVVATAISGPLHLPEIYHMDIVGEIPLGFPAPILPTVNQWEDMLSTAFSLAIVGYVINLAMGRTLAAKHGYDVDPNQEMLALGCSNFLGSFFKIHVICCALSVTLAVDNAGGTSQFASLCVMLVVMVTMLALGAFLKPLPKSVLGALIAVNLKNTLLQLSDPYYLWKKSKLDCCVWVVSFLATFFLSLPYGVAIGVGFSILVVIFKTQFRNGSAMVQIMDTDIYKNPKVYSKVVSITGVKIVNYCSPLYFANAEIFRQRVIKKTGLDPGKLILARRKFLEKEQKQKTKEDKENETRRRKPSSLANMKTISQLELQIDFEMNDGSASKPEPPTSYVNFHCSDIEPGEQAPDQEPPSPTLVSQPMPFHTLILDLAGVCFIDLMGIKVLIKMNSSYTMLGIKLYLANVQAPVYEELEVGGAFDDGNIARSNLFLSVHDAIVFAQQTTGERRVSPTAERARRELAFNINEKKDLEQEMF, from the exons ATGCACCGGGATCGCCCACGTTATGTGATTGACAGGCCGGCATATAACCTCCCGGACTTTGACAGAGAGTTTGACAAGAAGAGTCGACAATTCCCCATTGGAGAGAAAGTGAAGAAACTCTTCAG ATGCTCTGTGCTGAGACTCAAGGGCTTGTTATTCAGACATCTGCCTGTACTGAGCTGGCTGCCCAAGTACAAAGTGAAAGACAACCTGCTGTGTGACGTCATCAGCGGGGTCAGCGCCGGCACCATTCAAGTTCCCCAGG GCATGGCATTTGCCCTCCTGGCAAGCCTCCCTCCTGTCAATGGTCTCTACTCCTCTTTCTTCCCTCTCATCCCGTATTTCTTCATGGGCACTGCTCACCAGATGGTCCCAG GTACGTTTGCTGTCCTCAGCATTATGGTGGGAATCGTTTGTCTTAGGCTGGCGCCAGAGTCAGACTTCAGTCATTTCAATGCCACACTTAATTCTACAATAGTGGACACAGACCAGATGAATGAGGTTCGTCTGGGAATATCTGGAACCCTGGCCTGTCTCACTGCGATCATACAG ATTGGCCTTGGCTTCATGCAGTTTGGGTTTGTAGCCATCTATCTGTCGGAGTCCTTTGTCAGGGGCTTCATGACTGCTGCAGGACTGCAGATCCTCATCTCAGTGCTCAAGTACATCTTTGGCATCAAAGTGCCACCTTATAGTGGTCCGCTGGCTGTTATATAT ACTCTCGTAGATATTATATGTGGCCTCCCTGATACCAACATAGCGTCGTTGGTATTTGCTCTGGTCAGCAGCATAGTTCTGATTGTAGCGAAGGAGCTGAGTGCACGCTACCGCCACAAGCTGCCGTTTCCCATTCCTATGGAGATCATAATT GTGGTGGTGGCCACAGCCATCTCAGGCCCTCTGCATCTTCCTGAGATCTACCACATGGACATAGTGGGAGAAATTCCTTTGGG ATTCCCAGCCCCCATCCTGCCAACAGTGAATCAGTGGGAAGACATGTTGAGCACAGCTTTCTCCCTGGCAATCGTGGGGTATGTCATTAACCTGGCAATGGGAAGGACACTGGCAGCCAAGCATGGCTACGACGTGGATCCCAACCAG GAAATGTTGGCTCTTGGCTGCAGCAATTTCCTCGGGTCCTTCTTTAAGATCCATGTGATCTGCTGTGCCCTGTCGGTGACCCTGGCGGTGGACAATGCTGGTGGAACATCACAG TTTGCCAGTCTATGTGTGATGCTGGTTGTTATGGTTACCATGCTGGCATTGGGAGCCTTCCTGAAACCACTTCCAAAA TCTGTGCTTGGAGCCTTGATTGCAGTCAACCTGAAGAACACGCTCCTACAGCTCTCTGATCCCTATTACTTATGGAAGAAGAGCAAATTGGACTGT TGTGTGTGGGTTGTGTCATTCTTGGCCACATTCTTTCTCAGCTTGCCTTATGGAGTTGCTATCGGAGTGGGCTTTTCCATCCTGGTAGTGATATTCAAGACACAGTT TCGCAATGGTTCGGCAATGGTTCAAATTATGGATACAGATATCTACAAAAATCCAAAGGTGTACAGTAAG GTTGTGTCAATAACAGGTGTGAAAATAGTGAACTATTGCTCACCACTCTATTTTGCAAACGCTGAAATATTTCGCCAGAGAGTCATCAAAAAG ACCGGGCTGGACCCTGGTAAACTTATCCTGGCCAGACGGAAGTTCttagagaaagaacagaaacaaaaaacgAAAGAAGATAAGGAGAATGAGACAAGAAGGAGGAAACCCAGCTCTTTGGCAAACATGAAG ACCATATCTCAGCTTGAACTGCAAATAGACTTTGAGATGAACGATGGCAGTGCCAGCAAACCTGAACCTCCCACCAGCTATGTCAACTTCCACTGTAGTGACATTGAGCCGGGCGAGCAGGCGCCTGACCAAGAGCCACCCAGCCCCACACTGGTGTCCCAGCCCATGCCTTTCCACACCCTCATCCTCGACTTGGCAGGGGTCTGCTTCATAGACCTAATGGGCATCAAAGTATTGATAAAG ATGAACTCAAGCTACACAATGCTGGGCATTAAGTTGTACCTGGCTAATGTTCAAG CCCCGGTGTATGAAGAACTGGAGGTTGGAGGAGCTTTTGATGACGGCAATATTGCCCGCAGTAATCTCTTCCTTTCTGTCCACGATGCCATTGTGTTTGCTCAGCAGACCACTGGAGAGAGGCGAGTCTCCCCAACG gcagagagagcaagacgGGAACTTGCCTTTAACATTAATGAGAAGAAGGATCTGGAGCAG GAAATGTTTTGA
- the tmdd1 gene encoding transmembrane and death domain protein 1 isoform X1, producing the protein MYGAYTTSADMKVWKLSPLFFFLLLSSTLGEDTVAEDISVNQLERLVEMLTSTECKELLFALSHPEENIFQHVERLSPQKNTLDLKPRAKRDAASAADSEAQCRTALTDWMLRYGDQTYYDRLSRALQHIGRIDIAIEVGKNINQDKALSLKRYVEDYHKYVNSLNFPPVQLDTKGQPHEEQKARTRTRRVRDLTWRDLDLIVERAPVAVYQKGPMDAALPLLYGILLGFGGTFLAGVSILAVIVHISRRKQQSCHRRVTGSPSSKLMVGNVILKDAASVRSEAAK; encoded by the exons ATGTATGGAGCCTATACTACTTCAGCTGACATGAAAGTCTGGAAATTATCtcccctcttcttctttctaCTTCTGAGTTCAACACTTGGAGAGGACACag TGGCAGAAGACATCAGTGTCAATCAGCTGGAGCGGTTAGTGGAGATGCTGACGTCTACGGAGTGCAAGGAGCTTCTGTTCGCCCTCTCTCACCCAGAGGAAAACATCTTCCAGCACGTTGAGCGCCTCTCACCACAAAAAAATACACTCGATCTTAAGCCTCGAGCCAAGAGAGACGCCGCATCTGCTGCAG ATAGTGAGGCGCAGTGCCGGACGGCCCTGACAGACTGGATGCTGAGGTACGGCGATCAGACCTACTACGACAGGCTTTCTCGCGCCTTGCAGCACATCGGCAGAATAGACATTGCCATTG AAGTGGGGAAGAACATCAACCAGGACAAAGCCTTGAGCTTGAAACGCTACGTTGAAGACTATCACAAATATGTCAACTCTTTAAACTTCCCACCGGTACAATTAGACACAAAGGGCCAACCACATGAAGAACAGAAGGCCAGAACACGAACACGAAGAG taaggGATCTGACATGGCGTGACCTGGATCTGATCGTGGAGCGGGCCCCCGTTGCTGTGTATCAGAAGGGGCCTATGGATGCAGCTCTACCCCTCTTGTATGGCATCCTGCTGGGCTTCGGAGGCACCTTCCTCGCAGGCGTCTCTATACTTGCCGTCATCGTACACATCTCCCGTAGAAAGCAGCAGAGCTGTCACCGCAGGGTCACCGGGAGCCCCAGCAGCAAGCTCATGGTTGGAAATGTAATATTGAAAGATGCAGCTTCTGTGAGGTCAGAGGCTGCAAAATAA
- the tmdd1 gene encoding transmembrane and death domain protein 1 isoform X2 has translation MYGAYTTSADMKVWKLSPLFFFLLLSSTLGEDTVAEDISVNQLERLVEMLTSTECKELLFALSHPEENIFQHVERLSPQKNTLDLKPRAKRDAASAAEVGKNINQDKALSLKRYVEDYHKYVNSLNFPPVQLDTKGQPHEEQKARTRTRRVRDLTWRDLDLIVERAPVAVYQKGPMDAALPLLYGILLGFGGTFLAGVSILAVIVHISRRKQQSCHRRVTGSPSSKLMVGNVILKDAASVRSEAAK, from the exons ATGTATGGAGCCTATACTACTTCAGCTGACATGAAAGTCTGGAAATTATCtcccctcttcttctttctaCTTCTGAGTTCAACACTTGGAGAGGACACag TGGCAGAAGACATCAGTGTCAATCAGCTGGAGCGGTTAGTGGAGATGCTGACGTCTACGGAGTGCAAGGAGCTTCTGTTCGCCCTCTCTCACCCAGAGGAAAACATCTTCCAGCACGTTGAGCGCCTCTCACCACAAAAAAATACACTCGATCTTAAGCCTCGAGCCAAGAGAGACGCCGCATCTGCTGCAG AAGTGGGGAAGAACATCAACCAGGACAAAGCCTTGAGCTTGAAACGCTACGTTGAAGACTATCACAAATATGTCAACTCTTTAAACTTCCCACCGGTACAATTAGACACAAAGGGCCAACCACATGAAGAACAGAAGGCCAGAACACGAACACGAAGAG taaggGATCTGACATGGCGTGACCTGGATCTGATCGTGGAGCGGGCCCCCGTTGCTGTGTATCAGAAGGGGCCTATGGATGCAGCTCTACCCCTCTTGTATGGCATCCTGCTGGGCTTCGGAGGCACCTTCCTCGCAGGCGTCTCTATACTTGCCGTCATCGTACACATCTCCCGTAGAAAGCAGCAGAGCTGTCACCGCAGGGTCACCGGGAGCCCCAGCAGCAAGCTCATGGTTGGAAATGTAATATTGAAAGATGCAGCTTCTGTGAGGTCAGAGGCTGCAAAATAA